A region of Ignatzschineria larvae DSM 13226 DNA encodes the following proteins:
- a CDS encoding phage baseplate protein produces the protein MFESILNLNNSFGMISGDSGSFSFDVVTMESHTSSLRVTENPIETGSNISDHAVLEPKEITINGVMVAYNKPPSFSSGSLGLSFPEFSLPFDVSPVFDKALDVANDFTGSLMSGASGQAINIAAEFLPNFQTPLADFSGGDRVKNAFDNLLSLQRSGTPVTLTTYSKQYENMMITSISFDQDKEFSGEFSITLREIFIVESKIGSGLIVPDTDMPSQVSKVNLGNTTLKPVQEESVLKVLRG, from the coding sequence ATGTTCGAGAGTATTTTAAATTTAAATAACAGTTTCGGCATGATTTCAGGCGATAGCGGTTCTTTCAGTTTTGATGTTGTGACAATGGAAAGTCACACTTCATCATTGAGAGTGACAGAAAATCCAATCGAGACCGGTTCTAATATTTCAGATCATGCAGTATTAGAGCCTAAAGAGATCACGATAAATGGCGTAATGGTGGCTTATAACAAGCCTCCTAGCTTCTCTAGCGGGTCACTTGGGTTAAGCTTCCCTGAATTTTCCTTGCCGTTCGATGTGTCACCGGTATTTGATAAGGCTTTAGATGTCGCTAATGATTTTACCGGTAGTTTGATGAGTGGTGCGAGCGGTCAAGCGATTAATATTGCAGCAGAGTTTTTACCAAACTTTCAAACACCATTAGCGGACTTTTCAGGCGGTGATCGGGTAAAGAATGCTTTTGATAATCTCTTATCACTGCAAAGAAGCGGTACGCCGGTAACCCTAACGACTTACTCAAAACAATATGAAAATATGATGATTACATCAATCTCATTCGATCAAGATAAAGAGTTTTCAGGTGAATTTTCTATCACATTGAGAGAGATTTTTATTGTTGAGAGTAAGATCGGATCTGGCTTAATTGTTCCTGATACGGATATGCCAAGTCAGGTATCGAAAGTTAATTTGGGGAATACTACGCTAAAGCCTGTACAGGAAGAGAGCGTACTAAAAGTATTAAGGGGTTAG